A region of the Osmia bicornis bicornis chromosome 1, iOsmBic2.1, whole genome shotgun sequence genome:
AACCGATAACAGCCTCAGCACTGCAGTCCAAAAGCTTCTGTCTACAGATCGCGATGGCCCTGACGAATCCATCGTTCGGTGTAATGAACCGATGTTCCATGAACACGGACTTCTCGTCCCAATAGATAAtctacaaaagaaaatattatatgtTTGGTCCACGTATTTGATTATTCACGAAAAACATCGAGTCATTTCACGGCGGTACCGTTCTTGACGAATAACATCGATTTTTATTGATGTAATTGATAGTTTATTggcaagaaaaaaagaaggagcGTAATTGACATCCAATTAACATTCAACCTACAGCGCGATAAAAGAGATAgcaagaaggatggaataaaTTTTCGACGCACTGCGTCAGACGACCACCGAGTGCATACGCAATCATGACTTTTCATTAACGCGGTTCGAGTTAGCGATTGGCCAGCGACTTCTCTTGAAGACGAGtcgtagaaagaaaaaaaaaagaaggaaaatgcTTCCTAGGGATTCTTCGAGGTGGTCGGAGTACAACGAACTTAATACGATTTCTCGCGGCCCTATACCTTAGAAGTTATTTTGAAGATGGACAAAGGCTTCACGAAGCGGCGATAACGAATGGTCGCTGCACCCTGAACGACACCCGATCCTTGGGAGCAGATTTCACGATACAGGTTCGTCCGTTCGTAGAAGTCTGCCCTGGCGAAATCCAGCTCGCGAAGGTATCTCGAGTTGTTCATGTGATAGAGGAGCGTGTCCACGTCCGTCGTGGTGCAGATACCTGAAGAACATCAAATATTAGTACGACACGGCAAACACTCGAGTATATCAGGTGATCCTCTTATCGTATTGTACGTTTCGATGGCTTAAAGCTAGATATTAACGATTCTCGAAACAATTTTCtcgaaaaaataattctcgAAACAACAATGGTACGTTGCATTTGATCGATGAGTAGCTTCCGTTATGGAAATGATATGCATTTATTGGACGGAGAGATTAATTGTCGCGATCATGAAAATGCATGTAAGTACTCTCGATCGAAGTCAGAGGTATTAGGGACACGTGAATTCTTTCGAACGATGCTCACGTAACCGCGTATCACGAATTCAATCGTGGAACACTTGAGTAACTTCAATACGATAGATATAAACATATGAAAGATGTTAGAAGAGATAAAACTTGCAGAATAAGTATTCCTCAAATTAGTGTCGTTAATCGTTACGGTGGAAATGGACACGTGTAATTATACATATTGAACTTGTGTTGAGAAATCAACCCTATCAGAATTGTAAACGATTAATTAACGTGACAGAAAAACGTTAAATACAGTGTATTATCCgattaaaatatacaatgaTAGAAAAAGTCTATCAaaatggagaaaaaaaaacttatgaaataaacatttttcgcaaatatgtatatatttaagaATATAAACTCATTTTTTCACGGTGCATATAATGAGGCAAGCTTGTTTATCTCCatcataaaaatttcttactgtatgtTTTTGATGCATTCGCTGAAAATTTATAGTAATCTAGAAATGCTATAAATTTGGATTAatatgataatattaataaaaaaaaaccgacGATCGAATCGAAGATATGAAAGCCAGCAGACGATTGTCTTCTTGGTCCGCTGCAAGGACTGTTAAATAAAAGATCAGCATTAGTCAGAATGTCCAGACACGATGTGCGTTTCGAGGATTTATTATTCTTCGACGGAATCACCTGACGTGACAAAGGTGCAGTTCCCCCTACGTTGCCATACACGCTAAAAGTTATGAGAATCGTTTAAGGAAAGCATCTATTAAAAGCTTCGAAATGCTAATATAAAAGTTATGTGTACTATAATTAAACgattaaagtattttatttacaatccCCAAAAAACTTTTGGGATAAACCACGTAAGAAGCAAGAAACTGTGACGTTTTAAGAATTCCAGGATTTCGAAAACTTTCAAAACATTCAAGGGCATTTGACGTTAAATAGTTAGCAAAGCCATTCGAAACTCAAATACGCTAGAATAGCTTGGAAACTTTCAAGAGAGAGTATCGAATAACCATCGCCACCCCTGACGTCACGGGGAGACGTGGGTGCCAGTAAAATGACGGGTGCAGACGATGCAACCGTAAATTCTACAAGTTGTGTTTACGTTTCAATTCGGTCGGTCCAGTTACGTGAAAATTTAACTGCACCGTGTCGTACAATCAATACTAGCGCGGATTTGCGACACGAGCAACCAGCCAGCCGGCCAACTGATTCGCGCATGGTAGGTCAAGGTTCGCGGCAACGAGACCGAGATAAGTCGGTATATTCTAAGGATTCTGGACTTACGTAGCGACACGAACGGTGTATGAAATGCATTTTCATGGAATCTCTACGTTCttcgataataattttctcattttttcattgtttgaTAAACATTTCTAACTCTCTTCAATTGTACCCAACGAATCAAAGAATGTAAGAATACGTATCCAGTGGAGAGTAAAATTCGCAAGTGGTCAGCTGAGAGTAACTCTTGGCACGGTGCCCGGTTGCCCGGTTCTCACACGATTTACACCCTCGAATAAGCAACAAAAAAAAGCAAGAAGTGCATCAGAAATTGAACGTACCGTATACGGTAGTCTCGTCGAGGATGTGAGCCTTTTTCTTGCAGAATCGCGCGAACAGCACGGTGAAGAACATGCGCAAGAAGTAGTGAACCTCTATTAGGCCGTAGAGCAACACAATGGCCCCAAAGACGCCGGTCAACACCCAGCAGGTTAACATTTTTGATAACGCTCTTTCTTCCCTTCGTAAAAGCGGAAAAGGAAGAGCCGGTTGGTCAGACTTTGGAATCTCTCCGCCGTCGTAAAAGCACCACGGCTCCGCTTTATCGATTCGTGGCCGAGACTGACGGCGTTTTCTGGCTGCTTTCTGGCCGATGAAAAGTTGCGTGGCTCGACTAGCATGACAAAAAATCGCTGATTAATCGTTGCACCACGAACAGTCTCATTTTGAAAGTTATCCTCGGGTCATGTTCGATGATACCGGGCCACCTTAGACCGCTGGAACAGCTTCTCTTTCAAGGTCTTCTATGTAAAAACCACGTCGAACCTGCAACATGATGAATAACGAATTAGATACCGAAGAGACAGTCATGTTACCTAGAATTTGTCTGCGTTGTTCATTAATACACGTGGAATATTCCGTTCAAAGTATTTAACACCTAGCAGCTAACGATAGCGAAAAGCCTGAGATTATAATCGGTACTACTGCTACAATGATTTTCTTCATTGATAAGGATGAAACGATTCTACACGCGTGTCTGAAAATAACGAAACGACAGACTCGAGGAAACTCATCCTGTAAATGAATCCGCAAATGTAGGGAGCACACGCCAGCTGGCAACGGATGGTCGAGGAGACGTCAAAAATAGGCATCGACGAGCCACGCGCCTAGTCTGCCGGTAATTTCTACCGATGCGTGAACCGATCGATGAAGAATCGTAACGATTTGAGAAAAAGGGGAACCTTTCCACAAAAGTAGAGTTCACTCAGATACTGACGAGATGCGGGCAACGTTTGAATGTCAGAGTTTCAGGAAGAACCGTGGCGAAGGCGAATCAAATTTCCAGCGAAACCTACTTTCCCCTTGAAGAGTTAAAGCTGCACGATTGTCAGGCGAGACACGTTCTCTGTCGGTTCTCCAAAAATTCCCTCGAAACAGCGGCGTTCTCTGGCTAGGTTTGCGATGCGCCACCGGTTCAACTTGTTCGCCGCTTGTGAGAAGAACTTTTCTGACGATAACAGCGTGTCTGACCGCTATGTTGCCTCTCTTATCGTTCTCGAAGATCAGCGTTTATACCCTGGACGACGGAACTGGTGGATCAATGGTGTTGCACAGCTACCGGCAGTCTGCCAGCTGGAAATGCCGTGGGACGCTTCGCGTTTGCTGGTCTGCTCACGACAGCACGCGTTTGCACATGCTTATGAACAGGTACACACGCGCAGACGACGCCAAGGGCTTCAAGAAGTATCCGTTCGTGTCGACGACATCTCACGGACTGACTGATCGACCTGTTCCTGGTTTCCTCCTCGTCGCCGTGGTCGTCACCGGCGTCGAGACGTACCCTTCCAGAAGTCGCATCTGCGCCTAGTACATCCATCCGTGAAACCGTATTTTAGTGGGAGGCGAAACCTCGTCTGGTATTGACGTCAAAATTCTTGCCTTATTTCTTAATGAAAAACCAAACTCTCGGAGTGTTTACCGGCAGAAACACTTCTCGCGAACGAGGAACAAGGATCCTGACTTCAACCTGATTGATGTCATGAGAAATATAGCAGATGATGTCCGAGCGATAAAACTGACCCGTTTGTCTTCCGATGTTTcaaaaccgaccgcggtgtTAGAAAGTTGCCGCATTTTAAATAGACGAATGATTTCGATTTTGAAAGCGGTGAGAACCCGCCGAGATCGGTCAACAGGAATCGGTAATCGCGTAAAGGTTGAAAAATCGGTATCTTTCGACATTTTATTGTTTCCCGTTGCGCGTTGATCCGTGAGGCACGCTTCCGTCTTCCACGTTTACGTTCATCAGATGactatattatttataacagaTTGAACGTGGGTTTcttcgatattttattaataaaacggCTCGTTTAATGTTACAAAATGTTAAGCAGCCTGCTAGAGATAGAAGATATAAATTGTATTCGAGATTTAACGCGTCTCTGTTAACAGCATTTCATTAACATAATGTTATGTTGTCGTATTTTGCCACAACAACTTTTTAAGAAGTAACAAGAACATGTTTTCTTTTACTTCCTTTTGCGGATTCTTCGTCGGAATCAATTTTATGGGTTTGTTATCGAAATTATATAAGACTTtactaattataatattgGAACTGTCGACGAGACGTTCAAATTTACAATAACACAAACGTTCGTGAAATTACTTCCTTGGAACCGCCACGTTTGCTCGTTTGCTAATAACACCGGTTACGTTATTGGacgtaattttcttttaaacagACACAGATAACCCAAACGATAAGAGAAATGAGGACGAAACTTGACGATTCGTGACGcgtaattttctttgaaattttacaaaaaccGTTGGTTATTCCAAGCAAACACAATAAccatttgtaattatataagCTCAATGAAACTTGACGTAATTAATTTACCATGGAATCCTTGATTTCTTGCAAATTTGTACCGGAAGCAAAATGAAGTACTCGTGGTACGACTTGGCTATGGCTCGCCTTGCGAAACACACCTATATCGTATGTAATTGCTACGAGAAGAAGAGCAAGCAAAGCTTCGTTATACGTTGTTTGAAGGCGGGGCATGCACAAGCAATACAGTGCCACGACGGAAAGGCGCTGGTCAGGAAACACTTTCCTGCTGATGTTTTATGGAAAACGCGTGGTCCGCGAACGAGCAACCACGAAATCGGCACGGGAACGAATCGAAAATGAAGTCACGCGCGACGCGGAAATTTCAACGCTCGTAAAAATTCTCTTTCTATACGACCGAATGTACCTCTATACATTAAATCCTTTCTTCCAGTAATCTGTGAATAGCAAAGCAGACAATGAACCCACAATCATGTACTGATACAATGTTCCACTGATACCatctttattataaaaattcactTGTACATTAAACATCAtggtaataatttattttttctaaaaataaagagtattttcgaaataattatgcgcgattttaataaaaaaattccatGACAAAGGGTTTATCACCATTCTCGTATTTAGTTGGGGGTAGATCGTAGGGAATAGGAAACACAGGTACACCGTTTTCCTCCACTTCAACCGGAAACGTCGTTGATCCGGTCTGCAAAGAGAATAGCATATGCTGAAACATTATGTTTACTTCTGAAACATTGATAAACATCGATGTTCCTACGTACGacaaattttggaataaaTATTACACCTCCCTCGTAGTTCATGATATAATGGGAATCTTTGCCTACTGTACCCCATGCAGCCTTGCTTAAATTGGCACTGGTGAGGACGAACCAAGGAATTCTCTTCATGTCTGGCGAGTACCTTGTATATGATTTTATGTGAGGCATCGCTTTGTCTCTCCCCGTCCTCGTGGCTTTCCACTGACTAGAGAAATTAAATCCCTTAAACAAAACACCGATGAAATGCTAAATGTTATTTGACCATGAAACTCACTACATATACGATTCTATCCATTCTTGTTTCGAATGTGTCTGAAGACTGTAAGGCAAGCAGCAGGACCCGACTCTGCAATCGAAACTTTCTTTATAATTGTTTATGGAAGGGTAAATGAATTGAAAGTTCGGATGACTCTTCAGACTTGACGGCGATTCCTTCGACATCGAGGATGTTATTTCTTTCAGAAGCCAGCTTTCGTAGTTTGGACCTAAACTACCGATACTTGAACTCTGAGCGACCAACGTCCATCTTGGGGCGTCTGGAGGCAGCGTGGCATGCTTCGAAAGAACGTAACCTAACTTTCTATGACCCCAGCTATCGTATTCGGTCCCCTTGTGTCTTCCGGGGACAGAGGCCAAGAAGAACACGTTTACCGAAGAAAAGTCTGCTCTTTGAACAGCAGACGTCCATTCGGTTGAAGCCGGCAGTCTGTATTTGTTCAGATAGAGCAGCAGGTCCTTCTTAAAACCTGTCGGGGATTCCCCGTCGATAGTGTTTGCTGATTTTGGCAATGGCGGAAGGTGTGGCGACATCCAAAGTCtgattaacaaaattaattcaacCGTTTATTCATTGAGGCCTGGACTTTGAGGAAAAGGAACATAAAATCATTTAACAGACCCTTGCGTTCTGTTCTCCCAGTCGTCCGAGTACAAGTTCGCGGTAGACACGACGACACGTATACCATCGTCTTTGTATTTTAGAATCATGATTTTAGTGTGATGGCACCCAAATTTTGTTGGCATTGTTATAGGTATCATGGTGATATTTAAGCTCAGCTTCTCCTCATCTACCCTATCCCcgtataaaattaacatatcTGTACGTTGTCCAGCTAATAAATATTGTAGACACAACCACCCAACATCCAccataaaattaatatgtaaACTACAGGCTATTTCTCCTAGGCTTCTGTCCAATATCTCAGGAAATGTTATAGAAAATGGTTGATCATATGTTGGTTTTGAATTCTGAATTCTtgagaaaaatatatgataGGGGGCAGAAAGGGCATATTTTAGAGCAAAATCTCCTGGCTCGACCATAGATACTTTGTAACCCTGTCTTTTCATCATCTCAATTGCTTTTTCTCTAACTTCATTTCTAGATTTCATAGAACTACACGAATGGAAAATATCAATCAATGACTTTCCTTTTGTGCTTTCATTTGTACGTTGGGTACATTCTCCAActtcttcattatttttattatgaacTGATTTTGATTTCTTATTCTCCCTCCCATTATCATTAAAACCTGTAttgtttctcttcttttcctgAGAAGGACCACTTTGATCTTCCTCTGCTATTTTGAGTTTATCAAGCTCATCCTTCATTGTACGAATTTTAGTCGGATCTTTATTACTATGAGAAGCTTTAAAGAGGGCTTCACTCTGTTCATCCATTTCTTTCAACTTATTTTCTCTTATTTGAGCCATTGCTTGCTTATGTCTTTCTACCTTATCGCTTAAACTACTACCTTCAGTGGAACTTGTTGAATTTGTATTGCATGACTGAGAACTTAATTGATTAACAGACAAAGTATTTTCactattatttttc
Encoded here:
- the LOC114882018 gene encoding protein THEM6, yielding MLTCWVLTGVFGAIVLLYGLIEVHYFLRMFFTVLFARFCKKKAHILDETTVYGICTTTDVDTLLYHMNNSRYLRELDFARADFYERTNLYREICSQGSGVVQGAATIRYRRFVKPLSIFKITSKIIYWDEKSVFMEHRFITPNDGFVRAIAICRQKLLDCSAEAVIGSLMERGVKQNGVEAGVTQIPHVRPQMPPEVARWLESNEISSALLRQAAAATTNC
- the LOC114881977 gene encoding probable tyrosyl-DNA phosphodiesterase, producing the protein MAASIFSDNVPVKKKCPYMEKCYRKNPIHFNEMSHPHLEKIVRHQLEGEIQLPEKLDFECSDRSLVVDQLRILQMVLKKQKNNSENTLSVNQLSSQSCNTNSTSSTEGSSLSDKVERHKQAMAQIRENKLKEMDEQSEALFKASHSNKDPTKIRTMKDELDKLKIAEEDQSGPSQEKKRNNTGFNDNGRENKKSKSVHNKNNEEVGECTQRTNESTKGKSLIDIFHSCSSMKSRNEVREKAIEMMKRQGYKVSMVEPGDFALKYALSAPYHIFFSRIQNSKPTYDQPFSITFPEILDRSLGEIACSLHINFMVDVGWLCLQYLLAGQRTDMLILYGDRVDEEKLSLNITMIPITMPTKFGCHHTKIMILKYKDDGIRVVVSTANLYSDDWENRTQGLWMSPHLPPLPKSANTIDGESPTGFKKDLLLYLNKYRLPASTEWTSAVQRADFSSVNVFFLASVPGRHKGTEYDSWGHRKLGYVLSKHATLPPDAPRWTLVAQSSSIGSLGPNYESWLLKEITSSMSKESPSSLKSHPNFQFIYPSINNYKESFDCRVGSCCLPYSLQTHSKQEWIESYMYQWKATRTGRDKAMPHIKSYTRYSPDMKRIPWFVLTSANLSKAAWGTVGKDSHYIMNYEGGVIFIPKFVTGSTTFPVEVEENGVPVFPIPYDLPPTKYENGDKPFVMEFFY